The Humulus lupulus chromosome 4, drHumLupu1.1, whole genome shotgun sequence genome has a window encoding:
- the LOC133829103 gene encoding protection of telomeres protein 1a-like — translation MFLLSLLQLLIRTSFFGDQPDIDVLTKKQNALLGVATNDDGMQVEEDARYPPWVQCCLKSHYLDKSDIWGNRQYRIFGTRLVVIRIDTHCLVCWLEIV, via the exons ATGTTTTTGTTGTCTTTGCTTCAACTGCTAATCAG AACAAGTTTTTTTGGTGATCAACCTGACATTGATGTACTGACGAAGAAGCAAAATGCATTACTTGGAGTGGCTACAAATGATGATGGGATGCAAGTGGAGGAAGATGCTAGATATCCACCATGGGTGCAATGTTGCCTGAAATCTCATTATCTGGATAAATCTGATATTTGGGGAAATCGACAGTATCGAATATTTGGCACTAGATTGGTGGTTATTAGGATAGATACTCATTGTCTTGTATGTTGGTTGGAGATTGTATAG